In Falco biarmicus isolate bFalBia1 chromosome 5, bFalBia1.pri, whole genome shotgun sequence, a single genomic region encodes these proteins:
- the RIBC2 gene encoding RIB43A-like with coiled-coils protein 2: MSGLGLQRDLQEAAALERRRQRELQRQSRIFNARVRTIGVDKDALDAQVKDRKIQEAAEKARNEELANEMKQNDKIMCILEERQKNDIRNINKSISEFQKNFQKPETRREFDLSDPQALKKDRPARLSDSDSRCTVSGLQKFMGEDLNYDQRMKFQKEQMRVWLLQQQRDWKNALADQKFADDLYDKNRIELDQKTMEQQRKEEENRRAVCVATKDFNRTQAAELAEKKKLEKDQKMKDDMDEISGLLQGNLLSENPEQAVSSFGRHRVITDRWKGMNQDQLMAIRYSQQQQVLEKLRVKEEEHRRDAEWDRQSTQAARAQLVLERHQQRQERERRQALDNVNAKLSQEQKARNIYLKEEAYSNFPTGQYHAQFNTTSR; encoded by the exons ATGagcgggctggggctgcagcgaGACCTGCAGGAGGCAGCCGCCCtggagcggcggcggcagcgggagcTGCAGCGGCAGAGCCGCATCTTCAACGCGCGGGTCCGGACCATAGGG gTTGATAAAGATGCATTGGATGCCCAGGTCAAGGATAGGAAAATTCaggaagcagctgaaaaagcaCGAAATGAAGAACTTG ctaatgaaatgaagcaaaatgacAAGATCATGTGTATATtagaagaaagacagaaaaatgataTCAGAAACATAAATAAGTCTATCAGTgaatttcagaagaattttCAGAAGCCAGAAACAAGACGTGAATTTGACCTGTCTGATCCGCAAGCCTTAAAGAAAGATAGACCTGCTCGACTTTCAGACAGTGACTCTCGATGTACTGTATCTGGCTTGCAGAAGTTTATGGGTGAAGACTTAAACTATGATCAGAGGATGAAATTTCAAAAGGAGCAGATGAGAGTGTGGTTGCTTCAGCAACAGAGAGACTGGAAGAATGCATTAGCTGATCAAAAGTTTGCAG aTGATCTTTATGACAAGAATAGGATTGAACTTGACCAAAAGACTATGGAGCAACAAcgaaaagaagaagaaaacagacgTGCTGTCTGTGTAGCTACTAAAGATTTCAATAGAACCCAG GCTGCTGAACTagctgagaaaaagaagttgGAAAAGGatcaaaaaatgaaagatgacaTGGATGAAATTTCCGGCCTCCTTCAAGGAAATTTACTTTCTGAAAACCCTGAACAAGCAGTCAGTTCCTTTGGTAGACATCGTGTGATCACAGATCGATGGAAGGGAATGAATCAGGATCAGCTGATGGCAATCCGTTACTCTCAACAGCAGCAAGTTCTGGAGAAACTG agAGTCAAAGAGGAAGAACACCGAAGAGATGCTGAATGGGACAGGCAAAGTACACAGGCTGCAAGGGCACAGTTAGTTTTAGAGCGGCATCAACAACGACAGGAGCGGGAACGCCGCCAAGCTTTAGATAACGTAAATGCAAAGCTGTCTCAGGAGCAGAAAGCAAG GAACATTTATCTTAAAGAAGAAGCATATTCGAATTTTCCAACAGGACAGTACCATGCACAGTTTAATACAACCAGCCGATGA